One region of uncultured Methanolobus sp. genomic DNA includes:
- a CDS encoding class I SAM-dependent methyltransferase, producing MEHGKIDWNEIWKERMAAQHSANKEVENNLWNKKDNAERFWKRTQKFSDRTQLTLEELPLTPESRVLDIGAGPGRLSIPIAERVAHVTAVEPAEGMKNLLLENVAEKGITNLDCVSKRWEDLDVEKDLGGPYDIVIASFSLGMPDIRDAIQKMELASSKHVYLYWFAGTSPWEEHSVNLWPYLYGTNYTCGPKCDVLYNVLYDMGIYPDMAVFPMEYTNDFASMDEAMDFFRSRYTIETPEQETILYNYLSDELSWNDGQITEKSNSTRVRICWEKKENN from the coding sequence ATGGAACACGGAAAAATAGACTGGAACGAAATATGGAAAGAACGAATGGCTGCCCAACACTCAGCAAACAAAGAAGTTGAGAACAATCTGTGGAACAAAAAGGACAACGCTGAAAGGTTCTGGAAAAGAACTCAGAAATTCTCTGACAGAACACAGCTTACTCTGGAAGAGCTACCGCTTACGCCTGAGTCCAGAGTACTTGACATTGGTGCAGGACCTGGAAGACTTTCAATACCTATTGCAGAAAGGGTTGCACATGTAACCGCCGTGGAACCTGCAGAAGGCATGAAAAATCTTCTTCTTGAAAACGTTGCTGAAAAAGGAATAACCAATCTCGACTGTGTTAGCAAACGCTGGGAAGACCTTGACGTTGAGAAAGACCTTGGCGGTCCTTATGATATTGTCATTGCATCATTCTCTCTTGGTATGCCGGATATAAGGGATGCCATTCAAAAAATGGAACTGGCTTCTTCAAAACATGTTTATCTCTACTGGTTTGCAGGAACCAGTCCCTGGGAAGAACATTCGGTAAACCTGTGGCCATACCTGTACGGAACTAATTATACATGCGGCCCTAAATGCGATGTATTATACAACGTTCTCTACGATATGGGAATCTATCCGGATATGGCAGTATTCCCTATGGAATACACCAACGATTTTGCATCCATGGACGAAGCCATGGATTTCTTCAGATCAAGATATACAATTGAGACACCTGAGCAGGAAACTATTCTTTACAATTACCTCAGTGACGAGCTCTCATGGAATGACGGACAGATCACTGAAAAGAGCAACTCAACACGTGTCAGGATCTGCTGGGAAAAAAAAGAAAACAACTAA
- a CDS encoding Cache 3/Cache 2 fusion domain-containing protein, with product MKIKQITISQKIMAFALILTILPVTVVGLFAYEQTSDAITEQMQERLIEQVSMEKQYVDVVFSFEQKNLESNLELATTKFYDIGTPTLTGNELVLGNDYVVNNNNGLVDSIKDDTGAEATIFMVKDGAATRVSTTILDENGNRVTGTSVSDSVYSAVVENEQTYQGRADVLGNWYLSQYKPIKDSAGKIVGILFVGVPEETYRLIIKEQVDSVTFGETGYMYIMDSNGKLVIHPNKEGETPDMEDFTKEIIANKEGVITYEWDGREKTMGYTYYEDRDWYIISGTYVDEFEAPVVAIRNALIASILVFVILGSGAAFLISRSISGGVQKIVSDFKMIADDALEGKINTTADTDVDIDFIAIPKGLNDILSTLTSVINVVTKSANNVASTAEEMSASIEEVTASSTQVSTTVNEISVGTQEQSVKTDDVARTMNDMTIGVQDIAHNAQLAAEAANEALEAISEVGNQSRDMLVKMDAIQNATNSSSNVIKQLEAKSNQIGEIVQLITNVADQTNLLALNAAIEAARAGEHGKGFAVVADEVRKLAENSGTAALQISELIGEIQEGTSAAVMSMEDGTNTVTEGVSALTITVDAVKRIVEESNRVAQMAENIAAAAEQQSASIEEVTATVDEVASISQHAAAGTQETSAAVEEQNASMQELAKSSQELAQMASEMQEFVSKYTTE from the coding sequence TTGAAAATAAAACAAATCACGATTAGCCAGAAAATAATGGCTTTTGCTTTGATACTTACGATACTGCCTGTAACAGTGGTAGGACTTTTTGCCTACGAACAAACATCAGATGCTATAACAGAACAGATGCAAGAACGGCTCATCGAACAAGTTTCCATGGAGAAGCAATATGTTGATGTTGTATTTTCCTTTGAACAGAAAAACCTTGAATCTAATCTGGAACTTGCCACAACAAAATTTTATGATATAGGTACTCCTACATTAACTGGAAACGAACTTGTACTTGGTAATGATTATGTTGTGAACAATAATAATGGTCTCGTTGATTCAATTAAAGACGATACGGGAGCTGAAGCGACAATTTTTATGGTAAAAGATGGGGCAGCAACTCGTGTCTCTACTACTATTCTTGATGAAAATGGAAATCGTGTAACCGGAACCAGTGTATCCGATTCTGTTTATTCTGCCGTTGTGGAGAATGAGCAGACATATCAGGGAAGAGCAGACGTACTTGGAAACTGGTATCTGAGCCAGTACAAACCAATAAAAGATAGCGCTGGGAAAATCGTAGGTATTCTTTTTGTAGGAGTCCCTGAAGAAACTTATCGTCTCATAATCAAAGAACAGGTGGACAGTGTAACCTTTGGTGAAACAGGATATATGTACATAATGGATTCAAATGGAAAACTTGTTATTCACCCAAATAAAGAAGGTGAAACACCTGATATGGAAGACTTCACAAAAGAGATAATTGCTAACAAAGAAGGCGTGATTACTTACGAGTGGGATGGCCGTGAGAAAACAATGGGATATACTTATTATGAAGACAGAGATTGGTATATAATTTCAGGAACTTATGTTGATGAATTCGAAGCCCCTGTTGTGGCTATTAGAAATGCTCTTATTGCATCCATACTTGTATTTGTAATACTTGGGTCTGGTGCCGCTTTCCTGATAAGCAGATCTATTTCCGGTGGTGTTCAAAAGATCGTTTCTGACTTTAAAATGATAGCAGATGATGCACTTGAAGGTAAAATAAATACAACTGCAGATACTGATGTAGATATTGATTTTATTGCAATTCCTAAAGGATTGAATGATATCCTTAGCACTCTTACATCTGTAATTAATGTGGTGACAAAAAGTGCAAACAATGTTGCCTCAACAGCAGAAGAAATGTCAGCATCTATAGAAGAAGTAACTGCTTCATCTACACAAGTGTCTACAACAGTAAATGAAATTTCAGTGGGCACACAGGAACAATCTGTAAAGACAGATGATGTTGCAAGAACAATGAATGACATGACAATCGGGGTTCAGGATATTGCACATAATGCACAATTAGCTGCAGAAGCAGCCAACGAAGCCCTGGAAGCAATATCAGAAGTTGGGAACCAATCCAGAGATATGCTTGTGAAAATGGATGCCATACAAAATGCTACTAATAGTTCTTCAAATGTTATTAAACAGTTAGAAGCAAAATCAAACCAAATTGGTGAGATTGTACAGCTTATTACCAACGTTGCAGATCAGACTAACCTGCTTGCACTGAATGCAGCAATTGAAGCAGCAAGGGCAGGGGAACATGGCAAAGGATTTGCAGTTGTAGCAGATGAAGTCAGGAAACTTGCTGAAAATTCAGGAACTGCAGCATTACAGATTTCCGAACTAATAGGTGAAATTCAGGAAGGTACAAGTGCAGCAGTCATGTCCATGGAAGATGGTACAAATACTGTTACAGAAGGTGTGTCTGCGCTGACTATAACTGTAGATGCTGTAAAGCGAATTGTTGAAGAGAGTAACAGAGTTGCTCAAATGGCAGAGAACATTGCAGCAGCAGCAGAACAACAGTCTGCTTCAATAGAAGAAGTAACTGCAACGGTTGATGAGGTAGCATCTATATCTCAGCATGCTGCAGCTGGAACACAGGAGACATCAGCAGCTGTTGAAGAGCAAAATGCCTCCATGCAGGAACTAGCAAAAAGTTCACAGGAACTTGCTCAGATGGCTTCTGAAATGCAGGAATTCGTTTCAAAGTACACTACTGAATAA
- a CDS encoding NosD domain-containing protein: MLLLCTGTASAAEIMVGSGETYTTITMGVAAASSGDTITVGDGTYTENVDIYKNNIIIRSQNGSASTTVVANSASDEVFSVSGDNVTISGFNITGATSYRSGVYLYIGSSDCTISNNTITGNYYGIRARTDSNNTIITNNTISNSNGYGIEIEDSTGNTLTNNTMLLNYYNFGLYGSSVTDYLHDIDTSNLVDGKPIYYWLNISDATIPSNAGVVYAINCTNIIIQDAEISNEIYGIYFRNTTDSSIENVIISDCGDAVDFDYSSNNTITDSNFSMNGDGIDIYYSNNCTFTNITAIDSGDAAHFDNSNNSTLTDSNVSLSGDYGIYVEDSYYCTLTDNIAIDCDYSGIYVEDSYYCTLTDNIAFYADDEYGNIYLEDSYYCTLTGNNASYSDDYYGIYVYDSDNCTLTDNIALSNYDEGIYIDSSDNCTLTNNTAIDNDDTGIYLYYSDNCILSGNIASDQSDDEGIHIDSSNNCTLTDNTANGNYYSGIYVEDSYYCTLTGNDACYTDYEYGNIYLEDSYYCTLTGNNASYSDDYYGIYIDSSNNCTLTDNIALSNYDGNYSALLLQ, translated from the coding sequence ATGTTACTATTATGCACAGGTACAGCTTCAGCAGCAGAAATAATGGTAGGTTCAGGTGAGACTTATACTACTATCACCATGGGAGTTGCAGCCGCAAGTTCTGGTGACACAATTACTGTGGGTGATGGTACATACACAGAGAACGTGGATATTTATAAAAATAACATAATTATTCGTTCCCAGAACGGGTCTGCAAGCACGACAGTAGTTGCCAATTCAGCATCTGATGAGGTATTTTCTGTAAGTGGTGACAATGTCACTATAAGCGGATTTAATATTACAGGTGCTACATCATACAGGTCAGGAGTTTATTTGTATATAGGTTCATCTGATTGTACTATTTCAAATAACACAATAACAGGAAATTATTATGGTATTCGGGCAAGAACTGATTCTAACAATACGATAATAACTAACAATACTATCAGTAATAGTAATGGATACGGAATTGAGATTGAGGACTCAACTGGTAATACTTTAACTAACAACACGATGCTGCTGAATTACTATAATTTTGGATTGTATGGTAGTTCAGTAACTGATTATTTACATGACATTGATACCAGCAACCTTGTAGATGGAAAACCTATCTACTACTGGCTGAATATTTCAGATGCAACAATTCCTTCAAATGCAGGAGTTGTGTATGCCATAAATTGTACTAATATTATCATTCAGGATGCTGAAATTTCAAATGAAATATATGGTATCTATTTCAGAAATACCACCGACTCATCAATAGAGAATGTTATAATATCTGATTGTGGGGATGCTGTGGACTTTGATTATTCATCCAATAATACAATTACTGATAGTAATTTCAGCATGAATGGTGATGGTATTGACATTTATTATTCCAATAACTGTACTTTCACAAATATCACTGCTATAGATTCAGGCGATGCTGCGCATTTTGATAACTCCAATAACTCTACATTGACAGATAGTAATGTTAGTTTAAGTGGTGATTATGGTATTTATGTTGAAGATTCCTATTACTGCACACTGACAGATAATATCGCTATAGATTGTGATTATAGTGGTATTTATGTTGAAGATTCCTATTACTGTACTCTGACAGATAATATTGCCTTTTATGCTGATGATGAATATGGTAATATTTACCTTGAAGACTCATATTACTGTACTCTGACAGGCAATAATGCCAGTTATTCTGATGACTATTATGGTATTTACGTTTATGATTCTGATAATTGTACTCTGACAGATAATATTGCTTTGAGCAATTATGATGAAGGTATTTACATTGATAGCTCAGATAACTGTACTCTGACAAACAACACTGCTATTGATAATGATGATACCGGCATTTACCTCTACTACTCAGATAACTGCATATTGAGCGGTAATATTGCCAGTGATCAGTCTGATGATGAAGGAATTCACATTGATAGCTCAAATAATTGTACTTTGACAGATAATACTGCTAACGGAAATTATTACAGTGGTATTTATGTTGAAGATTCCTATTACTGCACACTTACAGGCAATGATGCTTGTTATACTGATTATGAATATGGTAATATTTACCTTGAAGACTCATATTACTGTACTCTGACAGGCAATAATGCCAGTTATTCTGATGACTATTATGGTATTTACATTGATAGCTCAAATAATTGTACTCTGACAGATAATATTGCTTTGAGCAATTATGATGGTAACTATTCAGCCCTCCTTCTCCAATAA
- a CDS encoding transposase, with product MQTKLRTYEIIPNENICFPIGTILAVNWLYDTLDLSAVFGKHKKNGIDINSLLKALISYKLTDNFSISKAHDWINRDEVLDIFNLPEFCERTLYRVLETLGNNRETIISNIQDEIFARYDFEHTNVNMDWTSIFFHGDKSPLGMYGYSRDHRPDKKQITIGLAELANPINVPIGLTVEKGNLPDQKHFGKTYYQINNRMDQGSLVVFDKGAHSKGNIDLIREDEMHYLTARKLNKSDDKKIAVFWEASPELIDSENGIYGLKTIKPSSVNYMYFSEKLQKEQHDSKIRKVMRLLEEAKEIQKAISKNKKLPKKFRINNVLVDVTYSLQTKLMELDEQEAIKLLEEKIITGREGFFCLRSSQNLTLKEALLTYRKKDSIEKIIHSLKNEIEIKPLRVWTEASIYGAVIIGFIAQLFISLMRYEFNELRHKSTKFIKNSLLNLTVTVDFTDEQSKKYIYANFDGINSLILRQKWVKS from the coding sequence ATGCAAACAAAACTAAGAACATATGAGATTATTCCTAATGAGAATATATGCTTTCCCATCGGAACTATTCTGGCTGTAAATTGGCTTTACGATACCCTTGATTTATCCGCTGTTTTTGGTAAACACAAAAAGAATGGTATTGATATCAACAGCCTACTGAAAGCACTTATAAGTTACAAGCTTACAGATAATTTCAGCATAAGTAAAGCTCACGATTGGATCAATCGTGATGAAGTGCTTGACATTTTCAATCTACCTGAATTTTGTGAAAGAACTCTCTACAGGGTTCTTGAAACCCTGGGAAATAATCGTGAAACGATTATTTCCAATATTCAGGATGAAATATTTGCCCGATACGATTTTGAACATACCAACGTAAACATGGACTGGACGAGCATTTTTTTCCATGGTGACAAATCTCCTCTTGGAATGTATGGATATAGCAGAGATCATCGACCAGACAAAAAACAGATAACAATAGGTCTTGCTGAACTTGCTAATCCTATAAATGTTCCCATAGGTCTTACAGTAGAGAAGGGAAATCTACCAGATCAAAAACATTTTGGGAAGACATATTACCAAATCAACAATAGAATGGACCAGGGTTCACTTGTCGTTTTTGATAAAGGAGCTCATAGCAAAGGGAACATTGACTTGATAAGGGAAGATGAGATGCATTACTTAACTGCAAGAAAACTCAATAAGAGTGATGATAAGAAAATTGCAGTATTCTGGGAAGCTTCTCCTGAACTTATCGATTCTGAAAATGGAATATATGGACTGAAAACCATTAAACCAAGCAGTGTTAATTACATGTATTTTTCAGAAAAGCTCCAGAAAGAACAACACGACTCTAAAATAAGAAAAGTTATGAGATTGTTGGAGGAAGCAAAGGAGATACAGAAAGCTATCAGCAAAAACAAGAAGCTTCCTAAAAAATTCAGAATCAACAATGTTCTTGTTGATGTCACTTATTCTTTGCAGACTAAACTGATGGAACTAGATGAACAGGAAGCTATCAAGCTTCTGGAAGAAAAGATAATTACAGGTAGAGAAGGATTTTTCTGCCTGAGATCAAGTCAGAATTTGACACTAAAAGAAGCTCTTCTAACATACAGAAAAAAAGACTCCATTGAAAAAATAATCCATTCCCTGAAGAACGAGATTGAAATTAAACCATTAAGAGTATGGACTGAGGCTTCCATTTATGGTGCAGTGATCATAGGATTCATTGCACAACTTTTCATATCGCTGATGCGATATGAGTTCAATGAACTCAGACATAAGTCTACAAAATTCATCAAAAATAGCTTATTGAATTTGACAGTAACCGTCGATTTTACGGATGAGCAATCAAAAAAGTACATTTACGCCAATTTTGATGGGATAAATTCACTGATTTTAAGGCAGAAATGGGTGAAATCGTAG
- a CDS encoding IS66 family transposase yields MEREEILAVYEAGPEAVIELVTRLLGIIEQQNLIIEQQALQIAQLEERVKHLEEMLDKNSCNSSKPPSTDSYARKKPKVKTQRKKSDRSAGGQNGHPGTTLRMNDEPDELVVHHIDKCIKCGGSLVSVSPDYERRQVFDIPLITIKCIEHRCEIKKCPECSHMNKAVFPDGVTQPTQYGHRVRSFAVYLHTNQLLPYQRVVKLFSDILGCRISPATIVNIERNCYDKLEAFESGVRYLLKQSHAINLDETGLRINASRNWLHVAGTKNLTYYFVHKKRGSQAMDSMGILPGYTGVATHDFWKPYYKYDCQHSLCNAHLLRELTGVAENSDQEWPKLMSDLLVCIKHQVDNGLLDTELIQKFSEDYDHITCYGMNEIPPDPESDVQSKKRGRKKQTAAKNLLDRFMRFKEDILRFMYDPDVSFDNNQAERDIRMTKVQQKISGTFRSEQGARNFCRIRGYVSTVNKKSLSVIDSISEIFNGNPLVYLLQN; encoded by the coding sequence ATGGAACGAGAAGAAATACTTGCGGTTTATGAAGCTGGTCCAGAAGCAGTAATAGAACTTGTAACTCGGTTACTTGGAATCATTGAACAACAAAATCTGATCATCGAACAACAAGCTCTCCAAATTGCACAGCTTGAAGAACGTGTCAAGCATCTGGAAGAAATGCTTGATAAGAATAGTTGCAATAGTAGCAAACCACCTTCCACTGATTCTTATGCACGGAAAAAGCCGAAGGTTAAAACTCAGAGAAAAAAGAGTGATCGATCTGCTGGTGGACAAAATGGTCATCCAGGTACTACACTGAGAATGAATGATGAACCGGATGAACTTGTTGTTCATCATATAGACAAATGCATCAAGTGTGGGGGATCGTTAGTTTCTGTGTCCCCTGATTATGAAAGAAGACAGGTCTTTGACATTCCTCTAATAACCATCAAGTGCATTGAACATCGCTGTGAGATAAAAAAATGTCCTGAATGTTCTCATATGAACAAAGCAGTTTTTCCGGATGGTGTAACTCAGCCAACTCAATATGGTCATCGAGTTAGGTCCTTTGCAGTTTATTTGCACACTAACCAGCTACTTCCCTATCAGCGTGTTGTCAAATTGTTCTCTGATATTTTAGGATGCAGGATCAGTCCTGCTACAATAGTGAACATCGAACGCAATTGCTATGATAAACTTGAAGCATTTGAAAGCGGAGTGAGATATCTCCTGAAGCAATCTCATGCTATCAACCTGGATGAAACAGGTTTAAGAATAAACGCATCCCGTAATTGGCTTCATGTAGCAGGTACTAAGAACCTCACATATTATTTTGTACATAAAAAAAGAGGGTCGCAAGCAATGGACTCCATGGGTATCCTGCCAGGTTATACTGGTGTTGCAACACATGATTTCTGGAAACCGTACTACAAATATGATTGCCAGCATTCATTATGTAATGCACATCTGTTAAGAGAGTTAACCGGAGTTGCTGAAAACAGTGATCAAGAGTGGCCAAAGCTAATGAGTGATCTGTTGGTGTGCATCAAACACCAGGTAGATAATGGTCTTTTAGATACTGAACTAATTCAAAAGTTCAGTGAGGATTATGATCACATTACCTGTTATGGAATGAACGAAATTCCTCCTGATCCGGAATCAGATGTGCAGTCTAAAAAACGAGGACGTAAGAAGCAAACTGCAGCAAAGAACCTGCTGGATCGGTTCATGAGGTTTAAGGAGGATATCTTGCGGTTTATGTACGACCCGGACGTTTCGTTTGATAACAATCAGGCGGAAAGAGATATCAGAATGACGAAGGTACAGCAGAAGATATCAGGTACTTTCCGTAGTGAACAAGGGGCTAGAAATTTCTGCCGCATTAGAGGATACGTTTCTACTGTGAACAAGAAATCTCTATCGGTTATAGACTCGATTAGTGAAATATTCAATGGGAATCCACTTGTTTATTTATTGCAGAATTGA
- a CDS encoding DUF2115 domain-containing protein: MNTSELLLNLQNDSRSISNADISLARAYAMETVEHVPEPYKTIYSSDYFVFLYESFLEIQKCRSHEIVIQEINPEDYESALSSINEKNDTADRKKDAMNRFITIVHIYLTFIVKKPLHPVGMVFPGGLKITEDGTFYYCPVKDKQTETGISFCEFCICKDSEEH, translated from the coding sequence ATGAATACCTCAGAACTCCTCCTTAACCTACAAAATGACAGCCGAAGCATCAGTAATGCAGACATCAGTCTTGCAAGAGCTTATGCCATGGAAACCGTGGAACATGTTCCAGAGCCTTACAAAACAATCTATTCTTCCGATTACTTTGTTTTTCTCTATGAGAGTTTCCTGGAAATCCAAAAATGCAGGTCGCATGAAATAGTAATACAGGAAATAAATCCTGAAGACTATGAATCAGCTCTTTCCAGCATAAATGAGAAAAACGATACTGCTGACAGAAAGAAAGACGCAATGAACCGCTTCATTACTATTGTTCATATATACCTGACATTCATAGTCAAAAAACCACTGCATCCGGTAGGAATGGTGTTTCCCGGAGGTCTGAAAATAACTGAGGATGGCACATTTTATTATTGCCCGGTAAAGGATAAACAAACAGAAACCGGCATCTCATTTTGTGAGTTCTGTATCTGTAAGGATAGTGAAGAACATTAA
- a CDS encoding NosD domain-containing protein codes for MVTYDEGIYIDSSNNCTLTNNTAIDNDEGIYLEDSYYCTLTNNTAIDNADTGIYLYYSNNCTLTGNNASYSEDDEGIYVYSSSYCTLTDNTANGNYDSGIHVEDSYYCTLTGNDACYTEDEYGGIYIDTSDNCTLTGNNASYSEDFAGIRLEYSNNTILTNNTFSYNYESGFEMYYCFNTTMSNNTASHNDWGIWIQDSQGSTLTNNIMSLNDYNFGVWAGNLEDYYNDIDASNLVDSKPIYYWINISDSTFPDDAGTVYAINCSNVTVEDIDFVNNEYGVLFAYTSNSTIDGITASDCEYGYYLYYSDNNTLMNNDVSGNDYGIYFDSSDNNALTGDTASNNTDTGLYLDKSLNNVLTDSTFNRNDEYGIYLYYSDNCNLTGNTANNNVYGISARTSENCTFMENIASNNAVSLIPDEISMDEISINGLGVSGVGYYLYDCPATSFIDNQADNNTYYDLYLSSSENSSVNPLILGDDLAEIDFTSNSSTVEILRTETNVNEFADKTNVNGYISIVSALDSMNMSLFYSDSGMTSSKEATLALYKLNGTEWDELNATVDTSSNTVTVNLTEFGTFALFKDSDTAATTTTTTRSSSGTRASVSQSQNPEIVSQSASLVKRITAGSEMNYDFSDSGTPVLGVSFDAKDDKGLVVAKVQVLSSNPEGVPSPSGRSYQMMSIDVGSEGTISSSSGSADNIQIRFKVSKQWIEENNIDVSTIRMTRYNDGQWGDLPTYQEREEGEYIHFYAETPGFSVFNVVGDEMGETLEQVQTSSPVTGEVEEPVEEEETPDTPGFTALAGVVFVSLVVLTRKK; via the coding sequence ATAGTTACTTATGATGAAGGTATTTACATTGATAGCTCAAATAACTGTACTCTGACAAACAACACTGCTATTGATAATGATGAAGGTATTTACCTTGAAGACTCATATTACTGTACTCTGACAAACAACACTGCTATTGATAATGCTGATACCGGCATTTACCTCTACTACTCAAATAACTGTACTCTTACAGGTAACAATGCCAGTTATAGTGAAGATGATGAAGGAATTTATGTTTACAGCTCCTCTTATTGTACTTTGACAGATAATACTGCTAACGGAAATTATGACAGTGGTATTCATGTTGAAGATTCCTATTACTGCACACTTACAGGCAATGATGCTTGTTATACTGAAGATGAGTATGGTGGAATTTACATTGATACTTCAGACAACTGTACCCTGACAGGTAATAATGCCAGTTATAGTGAAGATTTTGCTGGTATTCGATTAGAGTACTCAAACAATACTATCCTTACTAACAATACATTCTCCTACAACTACGAGTCAGGTTTTGAAATGTATTATTGCTTTAATACCACCATGTCAAACAATACTGCAAGTCACAATGATTGGGGTATATGGATACAAGATTCACAAGGAAGCACGTTGACAAACAATATAATGTCCCTGAACGACTATAATTTCGGTGTGTGGGCTGGTAATCTGGAAGATTATTACAACGACATCGACGCCAGCAACCTTGTTGACAGCAAACCTATCTACTACTGGATTAACATCTCGGATTCAACTTTCCCTGATGATGCAGGTACTGTGTATGCCATAAACTGTAGTAATGTCACTGTGGAGGACATCGATTTCGTGAATAATGAATACGGTGTTCTGTTTGCTTACACAAGTAACTCAACAATAGATGGCATTACAGCATCCGACTGTGAGTATGGATATTATCTCTATTATTCAGATAACAATACACTGATGAATAACGATGTCAGTGGTAATGATTATGGTATTTACTTTGACAGTTCGGACAACAATGCTCTGACAGGTGATACTGCAAGTAATAATACTGACACAGGACTTTATCTAGATAAGTCATTAAATAATGTTCTGACAGATAGTACGTTCAACAGAAACGATGAATATGGTATCTATCTGTATTATTCTGACAATTGTAACCTGACAGGCAATACTGCTAACAATAATGTATATGGCATTTCTGCAAGAACATCTGAAAATTGTACTTTCATGGAGAATATTGCTAGCAATAACGCCGTTTCATTAATACCCGATGAGATTTCTATGGATGAGATTTCGATAAACGGTCTCGGTGTATCTGGTGTTGGTTATTATCTCTATGATTGTCCAGCTACTAGCTTCATTGATAATCAGGCAGATAACAATACTTATTATGATCTCTATCTGAGTTCATCTGAAAATTCTTCAGTAAACCCGCTGATCCTTGGTGATGATCTGGCAGAAATTGACTTTACTTCTAACAGCTCAACTGTGGAAATATTGAGGACAGAGACAAATGTCAATGAATTTGCCGATAAGACCAATGTCAATGGTTACATTTCCATTGTTTCCGCACTGGACAGCATGAATATGAGTCTCTTCTATTCCGATAGCGGAATGACTTCCTCTAAGGAAGCTACTCTGGCTCTGTACAAGCTCAACGGAACGGAATGGGATGAACTGAATGCGACCGTTGATACAAGCAGCAATACTGTAACAGTCAACCTTACTGAATTCGGTACATTTGCCCTTTTCAAAGATTCGGATACAGCAGCTACCACAACTACTACTACCAGAAGCAGTTCCGGAACCCGTGCATCAGTCAGTCAGAGTCAGAACCCTGAAATCGTATCTCAGTCTGCATCTTTAGTAAAGCGTATCACTGCTGGTTCTGAAATGAACTATGACTTCTCAGACAGTGGAACTCCGGTTCTTGGTGTAAGTTTTGACGCAAAGGATGACAAGGGTCTTGTTGTTGCCAAAGTACAGGTCCTTTCCAGTAATCCGGAAGGAGTTCCATCTCCATCAGGTAGGTCTTACCAGATGATGAGCATTGATGTTGGAAGTGAAGGAACTATCTCTTCATCTTCCGGTAGTGCCGATAACATCCAGATACGCTTCAAGGTTAGCAAACAGTGGATTGAAGAGAACAACATCGATGTTTCAACTATTCGCATGACCAGATATAATGATGGTCAATGGGGCGATCTGCCAACATATCAGGAAAGAGAAGAAGGTGAGTACATCCATTTCTATGCTGAAACTCCTGGATTCTCTGTTTTCAATGTTGTTGGTGATGAGATGGGTGAGACTCTGGAGCAGGTTCAAACCTCGTCCCCGGTTACTGGAGAAGTTGAAGAGCCGGTAGAGGAAGAAGAAACGCCAGACACTCCTGGATTCACTGCTCTTGCAGGAGTTGTGTTTGTTTCACTTGTGGTCCTGACCAGGAAAAAATAA